A window from Mesorhizobium sp. WSM2240 encodes these proteins:
- a CDS encoding glycine betaine ABC transporter substrate-binding protein: MASTRLLRRSGVALGFLTALCGTGFAADLVVGMPNWPSGQASANIIKYGIEKKLGLDVEVREMGTLIIFAGLDSGEVDVHPEVWLPNLDSVVKKYVDERKSVQLSPKKVSATQGLCATRETTEKFGIKDVSDLKDPKKTSVLDTDGDGQGEVWIGAETWSSTPIERIRARSYGYAETVNLLEMPEDVGMAAVDAAAATNTPIVFYCYSPHHVFNLHEIVQLTEPKHDPAKWNIVLPGDNPANWLSKSSAPVAWAPSHFQIAFAAKTGERLPKVASFLSNIDFTPEEITEMSYALEVERQEPAAYAQQWVATHEDRLEVWSK, encoded by the coding sequence GGCATTGTGCGGCACGGGCTTCGCAGCCGACCTAGTGGTCGGCATGCCTAACTGGCCGTCGGGGCAAGCGTCCGCCAACATCATCAAATACGGCATCGAGAAAAAGCTGGGCCTGGATGTCGAGGTTCGTGAAATGGGGACGCTCATCATATTCGCCGGACTGGATTCGGGCGAAGTGGACGTCCACCCGGAAGTCTGGTTGCCCAATCTCGATTCTGTCGTGAAGAAATATGTCGACGAGAGAAAGTCGGTCCAGCTCAGCCCGAAGAAGGTGTCGGCAACGCAAGGGCTTTGCGCGACGCGCGAAACAACCGAAAAGTTCGGCATCAAGGATGTTTCGGATCTGAAGGATCCGAAGAAGACGTCCGTGCTCGACACCGATGGCGACGGGCAGGGGGAAGTCTGGATTGGTGCGGAAACCTGGTCGTCGACTCCCATCGAGAGAATCCGGGCCCGAAGCTACGGCTACGCCGAAACGGTGAATTTGCTCGAAATGCCGGAGGATGTTGGCATGGCGGCAGTCGATGCAGCCGCCGCGACGAACACCCCGATCGTGTTCTACTGCTACAGTCCGCATCATGTTTTCAATCTGCACGAAATCGTCCAGCTGACCGAGCCGAAGCACGATCCAGCCAAATGGAACATCGTCCTGCCGGGCGATAATCCGGCGAACTGGCTCTCCAAATCATCCGCGCCTGTGGCGTGGGCGCCGTCGCATTTCCAGATCGCGTTCGCGGCGAAAACGGGCGAGCGGCTGCCGAAAGTCGCGTCGTTTCTCTCCAACATCGACTTCACTCCGGAGGAGATCACCGAGATGAGCTACGCACTCGAGGTGGAGAGGCAGGAGCCTGCAGCGTATGCCCAGCAATGGGTTGCGACGCATGAGGACCGGTTGGAAGTCTGGTCGAAATAG
- a CDS encoding L,D-transpeptidase codes for MAFLSQSRGRALGAKVAACLALGVAVFATLAYAAETQIFDPKTRKWVEYDRKKARSYYAAHKQVPEAFRRQIVKFRTAEKPGTIIIDGNQHFLYLVQPNFTAIRYGIGVGREGFGWAGIVKVGRTAEWPTWTPPAEMVARDPNARKWAGGQPGGPDNPLGARALYLYQGDQDTIYRIHGTPEPWTIGLDVSSGCIRMNNDDITDLHSRVAVGAKVVVLMQGASLYKGV; via the coding sequence ATGGCATTTCTTTCCCAATCCCGCGGCCGTGCCCTTGGTGCGAAGGTGGCGGCCTGTCTGGCGCTTGGCGTTGCCGTCTTCGCTACGCTCGCCTACGCCGCCGAGACGCAGATATTCGATCCGAAAACCCGCAAATGGGTTGAGTACGACCGCAAGAAAGCGCGGTCTTACTACGCCGCGCACAAGCAGGTGCCTGAAGCATTTCGCCGTCAGATCGTGAAATTCAGGACCGCCGAGAAACCCGGCACGATCATCATCGATGGAAACCAGCATTTCCTTTATCTGGTCCAGCCGAATTTCACTGCCATTCGCTACGGAATCGGCGTCGGCCGCGAGGGTTTCGGCTGGGCGGGCATCGTGAAGGTTGGCCGCACCGCCGAATGGCCGACATGGACGCCGCCCGCCGAAATGGTCGCCCGCGATCCGAACGCCCGGAAATGGGCCGGCGGCCAGCCCGGCGGGCCGGACAATCCTCTGGGAGCACGGGCCCTCTATCTCTATCAGGGCGACCAGGACACGATCTACCGCATCCATGGCACCCCGGAGCCGTGGACGATCGGGCTTGACGTTTCGTCAGGGTGTATCCGGATGAACAATGACGACATCACCGACCTTCACTCCCGCGTCGCCGTAGGGGCGAAAGTTGTCGTCTTGATGCAGGGAGCTTCGCTCTACAAAGGAGTTTGA
- a CDS encoding AbgT family transporter produces the protein MATVDAVPKTLMQRFLDGVERVGNMVPHPVVIFLILIGIVIVLSAVLGLFGTAVTFERINPDTHEIEEASTRIRSLLNADGIRFMYESLVPNFMAFTAVGLMVAAMIGAGVAEESGLVTALIHKLVMVSPRWALTYILAFVGILASIAADAGYLVLIPLAGIAYLAVGRHPLAGLALGFAAVAGAFTVNMLIKPLDTVLVEFTNDAAHLVDPDTSIGLASNIWFSIASVLFLTVIIAFISDRIIEPRLGSYNPENASEGTTTDQSAMLGEQESRGLRFAGLGLLGLIAVFCLLTIPEWAPLRNPETDELIGNSPFMNGLITLIVLMFLVTGWAYGIGAGTLRTLTEVIGAIEKSIKNMGGTIFLFFVLSQFVAYFTYTNIGTVMALSLSGVLQAANIGALPLLLGFIVVVAIIDLLLTGAIAKWAIFAPVFVPLLMKLGVDPEAVLAAYRVGDSPMNAITPLNAYFALVVGFAQKYDKSAGVGTIVSLMLPYVVWIFVLWTVLFAIWKALGLPWGL, from the coding sequence ATAGCCACCGTGGACGCTGTGCCCAAGACCCTGATGCAGAGATTTCTCGACGGCGTCGAGAGGGTGGGCAACATGGTCCCCCACCCGGTGGTCATCTTCCTCATCCTGATTGGCATCGTGATCGTTTTGTCGGCCGTGCTGGGCCTGTTTGGAACAGCAGTCACTTTCGAGCGCATAAACCCCGATACGCATGAGATCGAGGAGGCGAGCACAAGGATCCGTAGTCTGCTGAATGCCGACGGCATTCGCTTCATGTACGAGTCGCTCGTTCCCAACTTCATGGCCTTTACTGCGGTTGGCCTGATGGTTGCGGCCATGATCGGCGCCGGCGTCGCCGAGGAGTCGGGCCTGGTCACTGCGCTGATCCACAAGCTCGTCATGGTGTCGCCGCGCTGGGCCCTCACTTATATCCTGGCCTTTGTCGGCATATTGGCGAGCATCGCGGCGGATGCGGGCTATCTTGTCCTGATCCCTCTTGCCGGCATTGCCTATCTTGCCGTCGGGCGGCATCCCCTTGCCGGCCTTGCGCTAGGCTTTGCCGCCGTGGCTGGCGCGTTCACCGTCAACATGCTTATCAAGCCGCTCGACACCGTGCTCGTCGAGTTCACCAACGATGCGGCCCATCTCGTCGATCCCGATACATCGATCGGCCTGGCGTCGAATATCTGGTTCTCGATCGCATCGGTGTTGTTTCTGACGGTCATCATCGCATTCATTTCCGATCGAATAATCGAGCCGCGCCTTGGAAGTTACAACCCCGAGAACGCGTCCGAAGGCACGACGACAGACCAGAGCGCCATGCTCGGAGAGCAGGAGTCGCGGGGCTTGCGCTTCGCCGGCCTCGGACTGCTCGGGCTGATCGCGGTTTTCTGCCTTCTGACGATTCCCGAGTGGGCGCCGCTTCGCAATCCCGAGACCGATGAGTTGATCGGCAACTCGCCATTCATGAATGGCCTCATAACCCTTATCGTGCTGATGTTCCTGGTCACCGGCTGGGCGTACGGCATCGGCGCCGGCACGCTACGCACCCTGACGGAGGTGATCGGCGCGATCGAGAAGTCGATCAAGAACATGGGCGGCACGATCTTCCTGTTCTTCGTGCTGAGCCAGTTCGTCGCCTATTTCACCTATACCAATATCGGCACCGTGATGGCGCTCAGCCTGTCGGGCGTCCTGCAGGCGGCCAATATCGGCGCGTTGCCGCTGCTTCTCGGCTTCATCGTCGTGGTCGCGATCATCGACCTGCTGCTGACCGGTGCGATCGCGAAATGGGCGATCTTCGCGCCGGTATTCGTTCCGCTGCTGATGAAGCTCGGCGTCGACCCCGAGGCGGTGCTCGCGGCCTATCGCGTCGGCGATTCGCCGATGAACGCGATTACGCCGCTCAACGCCTATTTCGCGCTCGTGGTCGGCTTTGCCCAGAAATACGACAAGTCGGCGGGCGTCGGCACGATCGTGTCGCTGATGCTCCCCTACGTCGTATGGATTTTCGTGCTTTGGACGGTTCTTTTCGCGATCTGGAAAGCGTTGGGCCTGCCTTGGGGCCTGTGA
- a CDS encoding M20/M25/M40 family metallo-hydrolase, translated as MSNSSIPLDVAAAEEHLMRFLSVEGVTGREANIAAAVSDALRKAGVPGSAIRFDDANKRIPLPTETGNLIVDLPGTRPGPHLLFSTHLDTVPLCAGAKPRREGGRIVSDGTTALGGDARTGVAVLVVVAETLIKHKLPHPPITLLFTVREESGLHGARELNPAGLGGPVMCINVDGMLASDLIIGAVGQENWEVEIKGRASHAGVAPEKGISATLVGAIALAEARSAGWFGKVVKPDGRGTSNVGIFGGKEGKVAAGDATNVVTDYAYIRGEARSPDAAFATKIAEGYKEAFANAKAAVVDHEGETAEVKFSHVAAYPPFKLEEDTPIVKRATRALAMLGIEPTYLFSNGGLDANWLDRHGIPTVTIGAGQAEIHTVKEYVNLAEYEKGCRLGLLMATLEDQR; from the coding sequence ATGAGCAATAGCTCTATTCCACTCGATGTCGCGGCCGCGGAAGAGCATCTGATGCGGTTCCTCTCGGTCGAAGGCGTGACCGGGCGGGAAGCCAATATCGCAGCCGCTGTCAGCGATGCGCTAAGGAAAGCCGGCGTGCCGGGCTCGGCCATTCGTTTCGACGATGCAAACAAGCGCATCCCCTTGCCGACCGAGACCGGCAACCTCATCGTCGATCTGCCGGGCACGCGACCGGGACCGCATCTGCTTTTCTCCACCCATCTCGACACCGTGCCGCTCTGCGCCGGCGCCAAGCCCCGGCGCGAGGGCGGCCGCATCGTCTCCGACGGCACCACCGCCCTGGGTGGCGATGCCCGCACGGGCGTCGCTGTGCTTGTCGTCGTCGCCGAGACGCTCATCAAACACAAGCTTCCGCATCCGCCGATAACCCTGCTGTTCACGGTCCGCGAAGAAAGCGGCCTGCACGGCGCCCGCGAATTGAACCCGGCGGGTCTCGGCGGTCCGGTCATGTGCATCAATGTCGACGGCATGCTGGCCTCGGACCTCATCATAGGAGCCGTCGGGCAGGAGAACTGGGAGGTAGAGATCAAGGGCAGGGCCTCCCATGCAGGCGTTGCGCCAGAGAAGGGAATATCGGCGACGCTGGTCGGGGCCATTGCGCTGGCGGAGGCGCGCAGCGCCGGCTGGTTCGGCAAGGTGGTCAAGCCGGATGGACGCGGGACGAGCAATGTCGGCATCTTCGGCGGCAAGGAAGGCAAAGTAGCCGCCGGCGACGCTACCAACGTCGTCACCGACTACGCTTATATCCGCGGCGAGGCGCGCAGCCCCGACGCCGCCTTCGCCACGAAAATCGCCGAAGGCTACAAGGAAGCCTTCGCCAACGCCAAAGCGGCGGTCGTCGATCACGAGGGAGAAACGGCCGAGGTGAAGTTCAGCCACGTGGCGGCCTACCCTCCCTTCAAGCTGGAAGAAGACACCCCGATCGTGAAGCGCGCCACCAGGGCGCTCGCGATGCTGGGCATCGAGCCGACCTATCTGTTCTCCAATGGCGGCCTGGATGCCAACTGGCTCGACAGGCACGGCATTCCCACGGTCACCATCGGCGCCGGCCAGGCCGAGATCCATACCGTCAAGGAATATGTGAATCTCGCAGAATACGAGAAGGGCTGCCGTCTCGGGCTGCTCATGGCGACGCTGGAGGACCAGCGATAG